A window from uncultured Desulfobacter sp. encodes these proteins:
- a CDS encoding protease modulator HflC, which translates to MISQICKPRIALVCIGLMAALIGYFSLFTVAENELVILTRFGRPARIIKNAGLQMKLPGFLENINRFNKRSDLFETQPTQLLLGDKKPIIISCYVLWKIYDPLLFFQAMGQTSNAVLKLGDIVNSKLSIVLADYTIDNIINTDARNVLLDKIEAQITETANQNSIQKYGIQIQRTGVQRLAYPSVVINSVYERMRSERIKEADKIKAEGYEAAEKISIEAAKQAQEIKAKAQKQALILKGEGDKQAMEIYTKAYQEGGEFFNFLQSLETYSTILGKDTTLILSTDSELFKYLHIDDKTNLGKPK; encoded by the coding sequence ATGATTTCACAAATATGCAAGCCGCGGATCGCACTGGTCTGCATCGGGCTTATGGCGGCGTTGATCGGGTATTTCTCTTTGTTTACAGTGGCTGAAAATGAACTGGTCATACTCACCCGGTTCGGCAGGCCCGCCCGGATTATTAAAAATGCAGGATTGCAAATGAAGCTTCCCGGCTTCCTTGAGAACATTAACCGGTTCAACAAACGGTCCGATCTGTTTGAAACCCAGCCGACCCAATTGCTACTTGGCGATAAAAAGCCGATCATTATCAGCTGTTATGTGTTGTGGAAGATTTATGATCCCCTGTTGTTTTTCCAGGCCATGGGGCAGACATCCAATGCCGTCCTCAAACTTGGGGATATTGTCAATTCAAAATTAAGTATTGTTCTGGCCGATTACACCATTGACAACATCATCAATACCGACGCCCGGAACGTTCTTCTCGACAAGATTGAGGCGCAGATCACCGAAACGGCCAATCAAAACAGCATTCAAAAGTATGGTATTCAAATACAGCGTACCGGGGTCCAGCGGCTCGCCTATCCGTCGGTGGTTATCAATTCGGTATATGAACGCATGCGGTCGGAGCGTATCAAAGAAGCAGATAAAATAAAGGCGGAAGGATATGAGGCTGCCGAAAAAATATCCATTGAAGCGGCTAAACAGGCCCAGGAAATAAAAGCAAAGGCCCAAAAGCAAGCCCTGATCCTGAAAGGGGAGGGGGATAAGCAGGCCATGGAAATATACACCAAGGCCTACCAGGAAGGCGGTGAATTTTTTAATTTTCTCCAGTCTTTAGAAACCTACAGCACCATCCTGGGAAAAGACACCACCCTGATCCTTTCAACCGATTCCGAACTGTTTAAATATCTGCACATAGACGACAAAACGAATTTGGGAAAACCAAAATGA
- a CDS encoding SPFH domain-containing protein, with product MTQQSKAAGVAFLIICLLTLVKFFLYWLSGSLGVLSEAWHSLADIGTTVLVFVSIILQNKKGLGLANRNGSVEHETAEAKKKKSILARAWQKISAVNTELKAAVTIGLILTIAAISIFVKAIFAGKVVVTAPLTTGLIFVGLSFGSYFLSRFEEFVGNWEDSAALIADSHHNRADMAISLITGLSLILYHFNVNVDRWVGVVISLYILTFALELLVNAMMAIIKGRQRMVFEQKFTGIICKACSISTYKSHWSNLENQLNLGDKSKRFFHLFFVYLHKILRGAFRLAIAALVIWFCSTALYTVKSNEKALLLRFGSVINSAYEIGPGLHLKLPYPIDRVIRFNTESIQSLVVGNTTTQDSAMIWNTDHGDSKAFISGDNNLFLPYIIIHYRVKDYHAYYLNYENGVPEKMLSSLALQLLNHMFSKTAFYDLILNKRDAWTRQLSAQLQRQSDELGIGVDIVSFCLRDLHPPINLAESFENVVAANQLKVTSLNYAQRKAASMECRERVNGERTISEAQGYVVEREQTAQGEATNYQLRYQAFQKGETVIKNLMYLKSAAKTLDGKKLLLVDPKSGVTENLLYLENFVVPRSSFKGSDSQ from the coding sequence GTGACCCAACAATCAAAAGCCGCAGGCGTTGCCTTTCTCATTATTTGCCTGTTGACCCTGGTTAAGTTTTTCCTCTACTGGCTCTCCGGCAGCCTTGGCGTGTTGTCCGAGGCCTGGCATAGTCTTGCTGACATCGGTACCACTGTTTTGGTATTTGTCTCTATTATTCTTCAGAATAAAAAGGGTCTGGGCTTGGCGAACCGGAACGGTTCCGTCGAACACGAGACGGCCGAAGCCAAAAAGAAAAAAAGTATTTTAGCCCGGGCATGGCAAAAAATCAGTGCCGTCAATACCGAACTCAAGGCGGCGGTGACCATTGGCCTGATCCTTACGATTGCAGCAATTTCAATTTTTGTTAAAGCCATATTTGCCGGCAAGGTGGTGGTAACCGCTCCGCTGACAACAGGCCTTATCTTTGTCGGCCTCTCCTTTGGCTCTTATTTTTTATCCCGGTTTGAAGAATTTGTGGGAAACTGGGAGGACTCTGCCGCACTGATTGCCGACAGCCATCACAATCGTGCCGACATGGCAATTTCCCTGATCACCGGCCTTTCATTGATTCTTTACCACTTTAATGTCAATGTAGACCGCTGGGTCGGAGTTGTTATTTCTTTGTATATCCTGACCTTTGCCCTTGAATTGCTGGTCAATGCGATGATGGCCATTATCAAGGGCCGCCAGCGGATGGTATTTGAGCAAAAATTTACCGGCATAATCTGTAAAGCGTGCTCGATTTCAACCTATAAATCCCATTGGTCCAACTTGGAAAATCAGCTAAATCTGGGCGACAAGTCCAAACGTTTTTTCCATCTCTTTTTTGTCTATCTTCACAAAATACTGCGAGGGGCTTTTCGCCTGGCAATTGCAGCTTTGGTTATATGGTTTTGCTCAACCGCATTGTACACGGTGAAAAGCAATGAAAAAGCACTGCTGCTTCGTTTTGGCTCGGTTATCAACAGTGCATATGAGATCGGGCCCGGACTGCACCTTAAACTTCCTTATCCCATAGACCGTGTGATCCGGTTTAACACAGAATCCATCCAATCCTTGGTCGTCGGCAACACTACAACCCAGGATTCAGCCATGATTTGGAATACGGACCACGGAGACAGCAAAGCCTTTATTTCAGGGGATAATAATCTTTTTCTACCCTACATTATCATTCATTACCGGGTGAAGGATTACCATGCCTATTACCTTAACTATGAAAACGGCGTCCCTGAAAAAATGTTGTCATCACTGGCGTTGCAGTTACTTAATCATATGTTTTCCAAAACAGCATTTTATGACCTGATCCTGAATAAGAGGGATGCATGGACCCGGCAATTGAGTGCGCAATTGCAACGGCAAAGCGATGAATTGGGAATCGGGGTGGATATCGTTTCATTCTGCCTGCGGGATCTGCATCCGCCCATCAACCTGGCAGAGTCCTTTGAAAATGTTGTGGCCGCCAATCAACTCAAGGTTACTAGCCTGAACTATGCACAGCGAAAGGCTGCGTCCATGGAATGCCGGGAGCGCGTCAACGGCGAACGAACCATCAGTGAAGCCCAGGGCTATGTCGTTGAACGGGAACAAACCGCACAAGGCGAAGCAACCAATTACCAACTGCGCTATCAGGCCTTTCAAAAGGGTGAAACCGTGATAAAAAATTTAATGTATCTCAAATCTGCAGCCAAAACTCTGGATGGTAAGAAACTCTTGCTTGTGGACCCCAAAAGCGGTGTTACCGAGAATCTCCTGTACCTGGAAAATTTTGTTGTTCCCCGCAGTTCTTTTAAAGGAAGTGATTCACAATGA
- a CDS encoding helix-turn-helix domain-containing protein, translating to MSQTLTARFQAAGIDMTAEQWGAILLVLNGDAKTQGEIGRQRLLEKSSTSRLLNGFNDAAGLPEPVIPKTAVIRLIPPPPGSWKQQNAAP from the coding sequence TTGAGTCAAACACTTACCGCCCGTTTCCAGGCAGCGGGGATCGATATGACAGCCGAACAATGGGGCGCCATTCTTCTGGTGCTCAATGGTGATGCGAAAACCCAAGGGGAAATTGGCCGGCAGCGGCTCCTTGAAAAATCCAGCACAAGCCGATTGTTGAACGGGTTTAACGACGCGGCTGGATTACCCGAACCCGTGATCCCAAAGACAGCCGTCATAAGATTGATCCCCCCACCCCCAGGGTCCTGGAAACAGCAGAACGCTGCACCGTGA
- a CDS encoding DUF169 domain-containing protein: MDIQSIIKETQIFLNHLGLDEEPFGVYYADTKPENAYGPKPGVPISRELEAQGKVDMQEMFKTFSCVIGNIWLARKKKCAAFISAEEYGCPGGVFYCSMMKPNIRFIEHYVTTGYEGTPVHGERFLPSPEAMRTFLDRVNPRNATGKYCIFKPLSQFTGEEEPEFVIFFARPEVICGLFVQTTFTTGDVDCVASPFGAGCTNILAWPLYYKEQGLEKAVLGGFDPSARKFMKPDELTFTVPFSLYRKMLDALPESMFNGGKDWTNVRKKVERSAKAWGERE; this comes from the coding sequence ATGGATATTCAATCGATTATCAAAGAGACTCAAATTTTCCTGAACCACCTGGGGTTGGATGAGGAACCCTTTGGCGTTTATTACGCCGACACAAAACCTGAAAATGCTTATGGCCCCAAACCGGGCGTTCCCATATCCCGGGAACTGGAAGCGCAGGGAAAGGTGGACATGCAGGAGATGTTTAAAACCTTCTCCTGCGTAATCGGCAACATCTGGCTGGCCAGGAAAAAGAAATGCGCCGCCTTTATTTCTGCCGAAGAATATGGATGTCCCGGGGGCGTTTTCTACTGTTCCATGATGAAGCCCAACATCCGGTTCATTGAGCATTATGTGACCACCGGGTATGAGGGGACACCGGTTCACGGTGAACGGTTTTTGCCCTCCCCCGAAGCCATGAGGACATTTTTGGACCGGGTAAATCCGCGCAACGCCACCGGTAAATATTGTATATTTAAGCCGTTATCGCAATTTACAGGGGAAGAAGAACCTGAATTTGTCATCTTTTTTGCCCGTCCCGAAGTGATTTGCGGTCTTTTTGTTCAGACCACATTTACCACAGGCGACGTGGACTGCGTGGCATCCCCGTTCGGTGCGGGCTGTACCAACATTTTGGCCTGGCCGCTTTACTATAAGGAACAGGGGCTTGAAAAAGCCGTACTCGGTGGATTCGATCCTTCGGCCAGAAAATTCATGAAGCCCGATGAACTCACCTTCACGGTCCCCTTTTCTTTATATCGGAAAATGCTCGATGCCCTGCCCGAATCCATGTTCAACGGCGGCAAGGACTGGACGAATGTACGCAAAAAGGTTGAGCGCAGTGCAAAAGCCTGGGGTGAACGCGAATAG